GCGTCGCGGTCCAGGATCTTCAGATTCTTCTTGGATCATTTCCTGGGGCATTTTCGGGCAGCTTTGACTGCCATCCGGGTCGCTCATGACGAGTCCTGCCTTAGGGTTAATCAACAGCGCGCATGGTGCACTCATAGACGTTCCCACCTTACAGAATTGGCGGAGAAGAATCAATGATTCGAAACGGAAACCAGCCATTCTCTGAGCTTTGCGTGAGTCTGCGCATGGAAGTGACTGCAATTGGGCGGCTTTATGCATTTTGGTTTGTGGAGCGAGAGGCAGCCCATAGGGGCCCACAACAAGATGCTCGCCGGAAGGGCAGGCCGCCTGCGACCGTCACCGGGCTGCCGCAAGTACCGTTCAAGACGCAGGGTCCTGCGGGCATAACGCTGGATGGCTCGCGGCGAGGCCCCGCTCACCGTTTCTGCTGTTTGCGCCGCAAAGCCAACAGCCGTGCGTTGGCCGTCAGGACCTCCGCCAGGGCCTGCTTGAACTGTCGGCCGGCCTCCACGCGCTGGCGCACCTCTTCCACCCATTGCTCCGGAATGCGTTCTACGCGCTTCCTGCCATGGTCCATGAACGTAAGCGTCCAGATAGGATGGCCTTCGCCTTGGGCGCACCGGCAATTGGCCTTTCCACATCGGCGATGCGTCAACGACAACGACCCCGGCAATGCCTCGGCAGGAATCCGAAGTTCCTCCAAGGCCTTGAACTTGCGCTGCCGCAAACGCGCCGCCTCGTTTCCTTTGGGCTTCCCGTTCATCTGCAGGTAATTACACACAGATAGGCCCGATCTCAAGCCCCAAAAAGAAATGCCAAAATAGGAACCTGCTCCCTTCCTACAAAATCTACCGACCCGTCAAGAACAGAAAAGGAAAACCACAGGGTAAGCTCCGAAACGGCTGGACTCAATAGGCGACCCGTGAACGGCCGGGGTAAGCGGTCCCCGTGGCAGATGAGAGACATTGCCTTCTTAACGAGGGAAGGATTGGCGTCTCCGGCCGGCAAACATCCAAGGTTTCTGACAACGTACCGCGGGCAGTGGGTCTAGAACTCCACAGTCATTTGGTATCCTGGGTTTGAGACTCGCCGGAAATACAGAAACGACCACGGCCCCCCCGACATCATCAGAAGACGTTCCGGTTCGTCTGGAACATAAGTGAAGAATGCTCCATACCCAGGGTTGTTATAGAGATCGGGATCCTGGTCCGGTAACGAGGCGTTGACAAGGCGAACGTCGTCGCAGCCGTTGGAATATGTGCCTTCGCTGACATACCAAATGGCAAGACCGTTCTCGGGCAGGTCGTCGTCGTACCCTACTTCGGCATAGGCCCGATGTCGGTTTTCGACGACCCAGTACTCGAGCGGCGCCTCCGGGTCAAGCAGGACCTCGGGCGGGACGAGCACCAGCCCCGCGGCTTCCGATTCCGACGCGGGAAAATGCAAGCACGTCTCTAGATGCTTGTTTACTATCCTGGGGTGCACCCATCCGATCTTCATCTTGTCAAACAGAGTGAGATGCAGCCAACTCCGATCTCTGGACATGTGATCGTACATGCCGGTGCCAGTGTTCGAGCCATATCGATCCGGCAGGTTGAAGAACGCGTGATGCAATTCGTGAATCACGCTGGCGTGATACCGGATAGGGTTCACATGAGCGTCAGACAGTGACTCCGCCTTCAGGCTGAAGTAGATAATCGGACGCGTGCCGAAGTCATACCATTCTCCGCTTGCGGTCGGCGCCAGGCCAATCGTTCGGTAACGCGTGCTGGCAAATCCGCTGGACATGCTGCCATCGGGTATCAGGATGACAATCTGGGCCTCTGCCCGCGAAATGGCGTTGTCGCCGTTGGTGTCAAGCGCAGGCCAATCCACATCGGCAGCCCGCAATATATGCAGAAGGAACGTAATGCTGGTCTCAACGTCCCCATAGTAAGTCAGGCTCACAAGGTTCACCCACTCGGGGACCCCGCCGGACGTGCAAAGAAACGCCCCATATGAGTTCTCCGCATAGTAGCTCGCGACGGATTTGGAGGGGACGGGTTCAAAGAAGTTTAGCTCAAAGAAGATGGCGTTGATATACGACACCGTCACCGCCGTGTTCTTCGGCCAATCGCTCGGTGCGACTCGAATCACAACCAGTTTTCCGCTTGGATAGTCAGGATTCTCCAGGACAGAACCGTCCTGGTCCGAAACGTAGAATCGGCCGACGGTACGACCAGGATCCCAAAGGATTCGCTCCTTGATCCATTCTGGAACATCCGTGTCGTCCACGTTCCGGACGTCCGTACCGGAGATGCAGGGAGTGGTGACGTCGGGACAGCTCATAGAGAGGAATGCCGGCAGCAACATGACGACTCCTGACACGATGCTCTTCACGCGCGTGTTCATGGCACAACTCCCTTCTCTCCAAGAAAGTGGCGGCATTCATCAAGCAGCCTTCGCAGAGCCTCAGGAGTGCGGCCTTGATATGGCCCAGTTTTTTCTTGTCCGGCCAATGAAGTGAGCAAGAATCCCTTTCGTTTCCCCGGTATCTGACCCACATACCTGAGAATTGCCCCGGCGTCTGCATGAGAACTTGGACGAACCTTACGTCTTGAAAGCCCTTGCTGTCTGGTGGCCAAGGTATTCTGCTTCCCGGCTCTGAGTGATTTGCCGTGCAAGATACGGTTTGGCACCTCTGTCTTCCCGCCGACATGACTGCGACGGTCAAGAGATACACCGGGCGGCGGGTCAACAGCGCAACATGCTCTTTTCCATTGTGTATCCAGTGGAGTGTTTTGTCAACGAGCTCTTGCGGGGTATCTCCGCACCGCACACCACCCCGCGACCAATGCACCCTGTACTTCACCGGACGGATACAAAACATGCACAATTTCTTCCAAGGAGTATGAGCAACTGGCTCTTGCGGCCAAGCCCTGGAATCTCCCGCCAGCCAGCTTGGGGCATCAAGCTCCGAGAGCTGCCAGAGAACTCCTTCGCGCTCAAGATGGTGATGACCCGGACGTTAACCGACGCCCCCGGCCATCCTCAACCTATACCTTAGCCCAAACCCTGGATCTGTCCCACTTTCGCTGACGGCATGCACCGCAACACTGCGACCAGGAGTAGTGATCTCGCACGCCGGACAGATCCTCGAGAAGGACAGTGAAAGAATAGGCGCGTATCAGGTACAGTAACTCGATTCTGTGATCAGTGTTTGAGATGCGGGCTAGGCAATCCGATCTGAAGAATGGGGGGCAACGCATGAGAACCGTCCTGAAACGCAGCGCCGCATGCGCGGCAATACTGACAACCTTCTCGCTGGTTACCACTCTTCACGCGTCAGGCGCCGAGTTCTACGTGTCGCCCGACGGCCGCGACGACGGGCGGGGCACGGAAAAGGCGCCTTTTCGGTCTCTGGAACGCGCCCGGGACGCCGTGAGGGCGCTGAACGGCGGCATGTCCGAGGACATAGTGGTGTGGCTTCGCGATGGGGTTTACCGGCTTGAACAGCCATTCCGCCTCGCGTCCGAAGACTCGGGCATGAACGGGCACCAGGTCGTGTACAAGGCCTATGCCGGTGAGAAGCCCGTCCTGAGCGGCGGGATTCGCGTCACGAGCTGGCGCCAGGGCGAACGTGGGCTCTGGACCGCCGCCGTGGACCTGGCGGATTGCCGCCAGCTCTTTGTGGACGGCCGCCGGGCCGTTCGCGCGCGCGGCGATTGTCCGGAAGGCGTCGAACGGTTCGGCGCGATGGAGTTCATTGACGCGGACGCCGGACATGTCTTCCCGCAGGGAACAGGGGACATGGCCCGATGGCGCAATCACGGTGACATCGAGCTGGGCTACTATAACTCCTGGAGCCACATGATCTGCAAAGTGGAGTCGATCACGGCGGACGAACAAGGCCGCGCGGTATATCACATGCAGCGGCCCTGGTTCTTTCTGGCCTCGATGAAGGAGGGGGTGCAGGCGCAGTCGCCGGCGTACATCGAGAACGCGTTTGAGCTACTCGATGAACCCGGGGAGTGGTATTTCGACCGGCCCGCCAAGACGCTCTACTATATGCCGCGAGAGGGCGAGGATATGGCGGGGGCGGAAGTCATCGTGCCCAGGCTGGAGACCCTTCTGCGCATCGAGGGCGCTGTCGGGAACCCGGCGCACGATATCCGGTTTGAAGGCGTTGCCTTCGCGGAGGCAACGTGGTTGCGGCCGAACCGCAGCGGACATGCCGACGTGCAAGCGAATTTCATATGTGATGACACCAACCTCTTTCCCCGCGGCGGAACGCTGGTCAACGTGCAGAACGAACACCGCAAGAGCCCGGCCAACGTCGTGCTTCACGGCGCCGTGGGGTGTTCGTTCGAGCGCTGCTCCTTTGCCAGGCTTGGCGGCGCCGGAATCGACATCGAGCGCGGTTCGCAAGAGAATGTCGTCAACGGATGTGAATTTCACGATATCTCGGGAAGCGCGGTCCAAGTTGGGGACGTCACCCGGGACGACCATCATCCGGACGACCCTCGACTCGTGGTTAAGGACAACCGAATCACGAACAACTTCATTCACGACATCGGTGTGGAGTTCCAAGACAGCATCGGGGTGTTTGCAGGGTATACGGAGGGCACCGTTATAGCGCACAATGAGATCCGCGATCTGCCGTACAGCGGCATTTCGGTGGGTTGGGGATGGGGAGAGCCGGACGCCGGCGGGGGCGGATACCCCACGCCATACAAGTATGAAAAGGGTACGCCGTGCGCGAACAATCGCATCGAAAACAACCACATTCACCACGTGATGCAGGCCCGGAACGATGGGGGAGGCGTTTACACCCTCTCGAACCAGCCGGGAACGGTCATTCGCGGCAACCACATTCACGATAACGGGCCGGGCGGGCCAGGCGGCATCTATCTGGATGAGGGAAGCGGGTTCATCGAAATCACGGGTAACGCGGTGTATCGCGTCGCGACGCCCATGAACTACAACAACCGCGTGCAGAACCGAACGGAGACCTGCAACGAACACGACAACTTCTTCGGCATTGAACCAGGCGCGGAGGGTTTCCCCGTGGAAGTAGCGGACGGGGCCGGTCCCGAGACCGCGTATAGAGAAGCAATCACTCCTTGAGTTTAAGGAACTGGACTGGCTGTCAAGGCGCCATGACGGGAATCAGGATATCGGGTGTGCGTCCCGAGAACTGCTCCGCGCGTGTTTTCAAGGTCACGCCCCTTTCTCCGTGTGGTCAAAATATCCGATCGATGTTGTAAGTTGTTTCGGGTTCTTCCTCGCACGATTGCCGCGACTGTCTAACGCGCTTTCTGCTATTCTGGTCAGAGTAACGGGGAGAAAAAATCATGGGCTTCGCAAAACGGCTTGCTGTTGCTGCAGCTGCATGGGGACTGGTCGCTGCCTGCATCAGCGTCCGCGCCGATGTAGTGCTCGTTGACGGCGGTCAACCTCGCGCCGTGATCGTCATTGGAGCAGACCCGAGTCCTCAAGCGGAAGAGGCCGCCCGAGTGCTCCAGGAAAATGTCGAGAGAATCAGCGGCGTTCGCCTCCCCATCCAATCCGACAGCAACCCTGCGCAAGGGGTACGTGTGCTTGTTGGGCGCAGTGCCGCTGTGGACGCCACGGGAATCCAGTTGCCGTCCGGATACACGCCGCAACTGAATGAAGAAGGTTTTTTGGTCAAGACCCTCGGCAACGACCTTATCCTGGCGGGCAATGAAGACGGCCCCTACCGCGGCACGCTCTTCGCCGTATATGACTTTCTCGAGCAGGAACTGGGCTGCCGGTGGTTCTTCCCCGGTCCCTTCGGCGAAGTCATTCCGGCGATGCAGACCGTGCGAATCAACGATACAGATCGCACGGAAAATCCTTCATTCCGCGTCCGCGATATCTGGTACAGCGGGTGGCAGCCCACCAACGACGACGACCGCCGTTGGATTACGGAATGGTATGATCGCAACAAACTCAACAAGCTGAACCTTAACCTGCCCGGCGACGGCTCGACCGCGCATCTTGCTCCAGCGGACAAGTACTTCGATGCCTGCCCCGAAATCTACGCCATGGATGAGAAAGGGGAGAGGATGCGCGACATGCTCTGCATGTCGGAACCGGAGGCCGTCCGCATCGCCGCGGAAACCATCAAGGCTGCTTTCCGGGAAGACCCGAACAGGTTGAGCTTTGGCTTTGCCCCGCCTGACGGCCATCCAATGTGCTACTGCGACCGCTGCAAGAGCCATTTCCCCGGCTTTATGGGGTTCGGATACGGAGACCCCAGCCTCAGCGACCTGTGGTTCGAATTCGCCAACAATGTCGCGGCCGAAGTGAACAAGGAGTTTCCGGATCGATGGCTGCTGACCAACGGCTATGCCAACCGGGTGCGTCCGCCTGAAACCGTGAAACCGCTCGCGCCCAACCTGGGGATTCAATCCGCAGTGATCTCGGCATGCACCATTCACCGCACCGGCGATCCTGCGTGCTGGCAACGCCAATTGTATGAACAGGTGATGACCCGGTGGTTGCGCGATCTCGACTTCGTCATCGTGTATGACTACGATCCCGGCAAGTCGCTTGAAGGTCTTCCGTTTCCTGCTCTCCACTGCATCGCTCACGACCTCCCCTGGCTCCATAAACAGGGTTTGTGGGGTTTCTGGACGGAGGGCAACAACTCGTGGATGATCACGCATCTCAATTACTACGTGCGGGCGAAGCTCATGTGGGACGTTGACTCCGACGTGCCTTCGCTTGTTCACGATTACTGTGCACGGTTCTACGGCGCAGCCGCACAACCGGTTGAAGATTACATCTGGGCACTGGAAGAGGCCGTCGAATGCTCCATTACCCACGAGACTTGGGGCCGCGTCATGCTGTGGCGTCCCATCCTGGCGCCGGTTATCGACCGGCTGGGCGCCCTCGCCGCCGAGNNNNNNNNNNNNNNNNNNNNNNNNNNNNNNNNNNNNNNNNNNNNNNNNNNNNNNNNNNNNNNNNNNNNNNNNNNNNNNNNNNNNNNNNNNNNNNNNNNNNGATTCCGGCACGCTTTACGAGTGGTACCAGCCAAACGTGGAATCCGGGTGGAGGGTTATCGACACGACTCTGAATTGGGAGATTCAGGGCTTGCAGGATGAGCGGGGCTGGCCATACGCCGGTCCCGCCTGGTATCGCACGCAGTTCGGCATACCCGTTCACCTCGCCGGGAAACCCCTTCGTCTCGCCCTTGGCGGTGTATATAACGATGGCGTGTGGGTGTGGGTGAACGGGATTCTCTGTTCCGGCGAGGGCACCCGCGGACGTCGCGGCTTGTTCGACGACTTCACGCCTATCGACTACGACGTGACCAACGTGGTACGGCCTGGCGAACCGAACACCGTTGCGGTTCTGGTTCACACGGAGCCTCCGGGCCGAAATCCGCGCAGCGGGCTGCATCGCCGCGCATTTCTGTGGTCGCCCAAGTAGGCCATGATACACGCAGCGCATCGTTGTAAGGCGGCCCGGCCTGGAGCAGAATGGGCCGGGACAAACGGGTGCAATTACGGAGGGATTCCGACGTGGTTTGCATGCGGGCAGTGTTAGGGGGCGCAGTCTTGTGCCTGCTTTTCTACGAAGCGGCGAGTGCGGACTGGACCGTGGTCTTGCCCGAAGACTACGCAAACGAGGAAGCCGTACGCGTTGCCCTTGATGATTTGCGGAGCGCGGGCCAACTGACC
This genomic window from Candidatus Hydrogenedentota bacterium contains:
- a CDS encoding right-handed parallel beta-helix repeat-containing protein, producing the protein MRTVLKRSAACAAILTTFSLVTTLHASGAEFYVSPDGRDDGRGTEKAPFRSLERARDAVRALNGGMSEDIVVWLRDGVYRLEQPFRLASEDSGMNGHQVVYKAYAGEKPVLSGGIRVTSWRQGERGLWTAAVDLADCRQLFVDGRRAVRARGDCPEGVERFGAMEFIDADAGHVFPQGTGDMARWRNHGDIELGYYNSWSHMICKVESITADEQGRAVYHMQRPWFFLASMKEGVQAQSPAYIENAFELLDEPGEWYFDRPAKTLYYMPREGEDMAGAEVIVPRLETLLRIEGAVGNPAHDIRFEGVAFAEATWLRPNRSGHADVQANFICDDTNLFPRGGTLVNVQNEHRKSPANVVLHGAVGCSFERCSFARLGGAGIDIERGSQENVVNGCEFHDISGSAVQVGDVTRDDHHPDDPRLVVKDNRITNNFIHDIGVEFQDSIGVFAGYTEGTVIAHNEIRDLPYSGISVGWGWGEPDAGGGGYPTPYKYEKGTPCANNRIENNHIHHVMQARNDGGGVYTLSNQPGTVIRGNHIHDNGPGGPGGIYLDEGSGFIEITGNAVYRVATPMNYNNRVQNRTETCNEHDNFFGIEPGAEGFPVEVADGAGPETAYREAITP
- a CDS encoding DUF4838 domain-containing protein; amino-acid sequence: MGFAKRLAVAAAAWGLVAACISVRADVVLVDGGQPRAVIVIGADPSPQAEEAARVLQENVERISGVRLPIQSDSNPAQGVRVLVGRSAAVDATGIQLPSGYTPQLNEEGFLVKTLGNDLILAGNEDGPYRGTLFAVYDFLEQELGCRWFFPGPFGEVIPAMQTVRINDTDRTENPSFRVRDIWYSGWQPTNDDDRRWITEWYDRNKLNKLNLNLPGDGSTAHLAPADKYFDACPEIYAMDEKGERMRDMLCMSEPEAVRIAAETIKAAFREDPNRLSFGFAPPDGHPMCYCDRCKSHFPGFMGFGYGDPSLSDLWFEFANNVAAEVNKEFPDRWLLTNGYANRVRPPETVKPLAPNLGIQSAVISACTIHRTGDPACWQRQLYEQVMTRWLRDLDFVIVYDYDPGKSLEGLPFPALHCIAHDLPWLHKQGLWGFWTEGNNSWMITHLNYYVRAKLMWDVDSDVPSLVHDYCARFYGAAAQPVEDYIWALEEAVECSITHETWGRVMLWRPILAPVIDRLGALAAE
- a CDS encoding beta galactosidase jelly roll domain-containing protein; this encodes DSGTLYEWYQPNVESGWRVIDTTLNWEIQGLQDERGWPYAGPAWYRTQFGIPVHLAGKPLRLALGGVYNDGVWVWVNGILCSGEGTRGRRGLFDDFTPIDYDVTNVVRPGEPNTVAVLVHTEPPGRNPRSGLHRRAFLWSPK